The DNA window GTCATTCGCCAGCTTCCATGCGCCTTCGTCCGAATTGACGAAGAGGTACAAACCGTTGAGTTCCTCCCAGAGGGCTTCCGCAAGTTGGTCGCGAACCATCCGCGCGTTCTCGCGGGCCAGAGCCACGCACGAGGCGATGCTGTTGGGGTTCTCGCGGTCGACGGTGAGAAAGTGGATCGCCTCCGACTGCTGGCCGTCGGGATGGGCCTCGTCGAAGAGCTCCTCATCCCCGGTGCTGGCAATGACCGGGCGCCACAACGCGGCGAGCGTCTCACGGTCGATTTTGCCGAGGTCGAGCACGAGTTGCTCATTGACCTCGATCAGGCGGGCGAGGTTGTCGGCCCGCTCGATGTAGCGGACCATCCAGTATAGGCTGTTGGCGACTCTCGATAGCATGACTCAATCCTTGAGAACCCAGGTATCCTTGCTTCCCCCGCCCTGCGACGAGTTGACGACGAGCGAACCCTTGTTCAACGCCACCCGGGTCAATCCGCCGGGCACGATTTTCACCTGGTTTCCGTAAACGATGTAGGGACGGAGGTCGACATGGCGGCCTTCGAAGGACCCGTCGCACCACGTCGGACATCGCGACAGCGAGACGACCGGCTGGGCGATGAAGTTTCGCGGATCATCGATGATCTTGTCGCGAAACTTGGCGATCTCCTCCCTGCTCGCGGTGGGTCCCATCAACATCCCGTAGCCGCCCGATTCGTTGGCCGACTTCACCACCAGCTCCGGCAGGTGATCGAGGATGTACTTCCGGTCCGAGTCCTCGTGCGCGAGATAGGTCGGCACGTTCGGCAGGATCGGTTCCTGGCCGAGGTAATACTCGATCATCTTCGGCACGAAGTAGTAGGTCGCCTTGTCGTCCGCCACCCCGGTGCCGACCGCATTGGCGAGCGCCACGTTGCCGGCGCGGTAGGCGCGCATGATGCCCGGAACTCCGAGCACCGAGTCCTTTCGGAAAACGGTCGGGTCGATGAAGTCGTCGTCAATGCGGCGGTAGATCACGTCGACCCGGACGAGCCCTTTCGTCGTGCGCATGTAGACGAAGTCGTCGATCACGACGAGGTCATTGCCCTCGACGATCTCGATCCCCATCTCGCGCGCCAGATAGCAGTGCTCGAAGTAGGCGCTGTTGTAGCAACCTGGCGTCAGCAGCACGCAGACGGCATCGCCTTCGCGGTGGGGCGAGATGAACTCGAGCATGTCGCGCAGCTCCCGCGGGTAGGAATCGACCGAGCGCACGCCCATCGAATCGAAGAGAGCGGGAAACGCCCGCTTCAGCGCGTTGCGGTTCTCAAGAAGGTAGGAGGCACCCGACGGACAGCGGCCGTTATCCTCGAGTACGTAGTAGGTGCCGTCGTCGCCGCGGATCAAGTCGGACCCGCAGATGTGGATGTAGATGTCCTTCGGCACGTCGACGCCGCGGAACTCGGGGCGGTAGTGCTTCGCCTGCTCGACGTAGTAGCGCGGGATCACGCCGTCCTTGAGGATCTGCTGCTCGTGGTAGACGTCGTGCAGGAACAGGTTCAGCGCGATGATCCGCTGTGAAAGCCCGGCCTCGAGGTGCTCCCACTCGTTGGCCGGGATCACCCGCGGAACCGGGTCGAAGGGAAAGATCCGCTCCGATCCACGATTGTCGTGGTAGACGTTGAAGGTTACGCCCTGCTTCAGGAAGTGGGCGTCGCAAGCGTTGCGTCTCGCTTCGAATTCCTCGGGCTCGAACTGGGAAAAGCGCTCGAAAAGGTCGCCGCACTGCCCCCTCAGGGAACCGTCGGCTTCGAACATCTCATCGTAAAAGGAATCCGTGGTGTAGCGATCGAACATGGGTTGGCTAAAGGCCTAGCATGGCATCTCAGCACGGGGCGGGCCAAGGGATTGATTTTCCAAGGCAGCGGAACGGCACGGATCAGCGCCTCAAACGCCAGCTCTCGCTGCCGTAGCGTTTCTCCACAATCGACTCGATTTCAGCAGCTTCCGCCAAAAAGCCGGAGACCTCGACCCGATCCGCAAGTCGGGCGGCAAGTTTTTCCCCGAAAGCTCCGTCGACCGGGCATGCGAGCGACCCTTGGTGCAGCAGACCGTCGGCGGTCCGGCGCTGTCCGGCACCTGCAATTTTCCGGCCCTCGGGATCAGTCAGATCGTATTCCACGGGATGGACGAAGCATTCCCCGCCGCGAGCCGCTTCCCCGGCTGGAGACAACCGGACACCGACGCCCGATTCGGCGAGGGCTCCCGCCAGCGCCTCGTGGATGACCCGGTAGCTCTCCGCGCCTTTTGCCCCTGCCAAACCCTCGCGGCCCGGCAGCACGAGCGTGTAGGTCCAGTCCTGCCGGTGGTCGACGATGCCGCCGCCCGTCCAGCGCCGCACCCGCTTCAGGCCGGGCAAGGCCGCCGCGGCTTCGGCATCGGGCACGAAATACCCGTAGCTGCCCCAGTCCGGCTCCCACCGGTAGATCCGCAGTACCGGCCGCTCTGTCGTCCGCAGCAGCCACTCGTCGACGGCCATGTTCCGCCAGCCGTCGCGGCGGGCGTCGTCGGTCCACAGCTGCAGTTCCGGAATCACGGCCCCATCCAAGTCGTTCCGGCCGGTTTCGACAACCCACACCGTCATTGCTCTTGCGCGTTCGCCGTTCCCACGCAGGGTCGGGCTCATGCCATCCAAGCCGGACACCGCCCTGCTGATCGTCGGGCACGGTTCGACCGAGAACCCGGACTCCTCGACGCCCTATTTCGACCACGCCGATGAGATCCGCTCGCGCGGAGTTTTCTCGGAAGTCCACTGCTGCTTTTGGAAAGAGGAACCGTCGATGCGCGAGGCCCGCTACATGATCGACGCCGACGAGGTCTACGTCGTCCCGGACTTCATCAGCGAGGGCTACTTCACCCAGGAGATCATCCCCCGCGAACTCGGGCTCGACGGCCCGACCACCGAGCATCACGGAAAAACGTGGCACTACACGCTGCCGGTCGGAGTCCACTCGTCGATGACCGGCCTTCTCCTGCGCCGGGCGAAGGACGTCGCGCCCGACGTCGACCCGTCCGAGATCACCCTGTTCATTGTCGGCCACGGCACCGGCCTGAACCAGAACTCGACCAAGGCGATCAGGGACCAGGCCGAGGCGATCAAGGCTTCCGGTGCCGGCTACGCCGAGGTGCTCGACGCCTACATGGAAGAGCAGCCGTTCATCGCCGACTGGGACAAGTTGTCGAAGACCGACCACGTCGTGGTGGTGCCGTTCTTCATCGCCGACGGATTGCACAGCTATCAGGACATCCCGGTCCTTCTCGGCTTCGAAAAGGACGAAGGCGAAGCCGCGAGCCAACGCGAAGTGTTCCGCAACAACCCTTATCACCTGCGCGGCAAGACCCTCTACTATTCCTCCGCCATCGGCACCGAGCGCCACATGGCCGATGTCATCCTCGACCAGGTCGCCGACTTCGACAGCAAGCACCTCTCATGATTGCCGAACGACTTCAGCAAGCGCTCGACCGGGGCATCAACCGCATCGGCGAGCTGATCATCCTGCGCGACGTGGCGGACTCGGCATTCGCACTGTGCCACATCGATGACAAGGACCGGCTCGACGAACTCGAGATCCACCGCGGTGCCGGAGCGGCGCGCGACCTTTCGACTTGGGCCGAAGACGGCCACTACCGGTTCACCAAGGGCGAGCTCTCGCTCAAGAAAGGTTGGATGCTGTTGCTGACCGACCTCAACGAACTCCGGCAAGCACTCGACCTCTTCTACCCTGCCGCCCTCGGCGTGTGGATTGCACAAGAGGACGGAACGCTCGAGGTCCAGCACCTCCGCGACAAGCTCGGCCGCCAGACCGGGATGTACAAATTCGCCAAAGGCATCAGCGACGCCGGTGCCCAACGCCTCGTCCGTGAGGTCTGTGGTCCGGGCAACTGCTGCGTGAAGAAGATCCTGTGGCAACTCGACGCCGACACCCCGCTCGAGGACAGCGAAGCCAGCCGCTTCGATGGCACGCTCGGCGAGCCGGCCCGCTCGATTCCCCTGCTCTGCCGCGAGGCGTGCAACCACTTCGTCGCCGAGTGCCGCAAGGCATCGAAGGCAGAGTTCGAGGCGGCGGGTGCGGCGAAGGGATAAAAGCCACGGAACTCGCCTGAGGCACCCAACACCCCTCAGTCAGCCAACCTCCTCAGGAGCCCGCTTCCTCCTGCCCGGTTCGCGCAAACTCTTCCAGCGTTCCGTTCTCCTGCATCCTCAGCAGGTGCGGGCGCAGGCGCTCATAAAGCCGTTCCTCAAAACGTGGATCATATTGGGTTCCTCCCGGCGCGAAAAAGTTCTCCCGCCGATCTTGGAAAAGATACCGCCGAACCCACTCAACGTAATCGGGTCGCCGGCAGTAGTCTTCGATGTAACGGTCCCACCCTTCCCATTGGCCCGCGTCCGATCGGGAGTTGTCGATCACGTAGGTCAGAAACGCGGACTCGAAAATCGAAGTGAGAATATCGAATGCAATGTCCCGTCGCATTCGGGCCTGACTATCGAGGCAAGCTTTCGGCTCTCCGGTCTCAAGGGAAATCTCCGGATACTGCAGGCAAATCCGGAGGAACTCACGATACCTCTCGATCACGTAGCGATGATTGGTAATCCTCGCTAGTTGGAGCTGCTCACGCTGGTTTTCGAGCTGCTCCTTCTGCCGCCTGAGAAATATGATGACGCTTGGTATAATTGCGACAATAGAGGCAAGTGCTGCGAGCCCCTGCATCAGCTCGCTGAATTCGGAAATGTCCATATTCGTGCCTCAATTCTGGTGGGAGCTTTGAAACTCGAAAAGGATATACATCGCACGTCAGAGCAACCATCGAAGCGTCCGTGGACCTGTTCAGGCCCTTCCACCCAAGGGGCGGTTCGACGCAGATAACCCTCACGTGATCCGCACCTGATCCGCTTGAAGGATCGGCCGAATCCCATCGGATGATTCAAGCAGGAGTTCACCGTGATCCCCGATCCCGCGGACGACTCCGGATTCCGAACCCGCAGCGGTATCGAGAGTTACCGCGCGCCCGGTCAGAACACATCGCTCGCGCAGGCTGCCGAGCAACTCGCCGAAGTCCCGGCCAATCCTTGCTGACCATGCGGCGAGCGGAGGAAGAAGGATCTCCAGCACTTCTTCACGCGTCCGGTCGACCCGGTCCGCCAGCCACAGCGACGTGGCCGTGTTTGAGATGTCCTCGGGAAACTCCCGCGTGCCCACATTCAGCCCGATTCCGACGATTGCGCCTTCAGGCACCGCTTCAACGAGAATCCCCGCGACCTTCTTGTCGCCGATCCAGACATCGTTCGGCCACTTCACGCCGGCTTCGATTCCCAAACGTCCCAAACCTTCGGCCACCGCAAGACCAGCCGCCAAGGCCAGCCTCGGCCATAGCCCGCGAGGCTCGGAAGGACGCAGCATTACAGAAAAGGCAAGTCCCCCACCGGGTTCGGAGTGCCACACCGCACCGCGACGCCCCCGACCATGGGTTTGGCGATCCGCCACGACGACATGCCCGTGCTGATACGAACCGCGCTTGAGGTGCTCGTTGGTCGAGTCGACTTCCTCCAGCCACTCGATCGACCAGCCGTCGGGCAGCGCGATCATTCCTCCTCCAGAGGCACAAAATCGAGACCGAGATCGAGCGCGACCGCCGAGTGGGTGATCGCTCCGACCGAAACGAAATCGACTCCGGTCATCGCGATCGATCGCGCTGTCTCGAGCGTCACTCCACCACTCGCTTCGAGTCGCGGAGTCAGGCGGTCGCCGCGGAGCGCCACCGCTTCGGTCAGATCCATCAGACTCATGTTGTCGAGGAGGATGTGATCGACGCCTTCGAGTTCGAGAAATATCGCAACCTGTTCGAGCCGGTCGGCTTCGAGTTCAACCTCGACACCGGGATGCTCCTCTTTCAACCGGCGGATCGCCGCTTGCAGCGCCTCGGTGTCGTGCTGCGCGACGAGATGGTTGTCCTTCACCATCACTCGGTCGTAGAGACCCATTCGGTGATTCGTCCCTCCACCTGCAACCACCGCCGCTTTTTCGAGCAAACGCCAGCCGGGTGTGGTCTTGCGGGTGTCGAGAATCCTCGCCGAGGCATCGGCGATCTCGTCGACGTAGCGGCGGGTGGCCGTGGCGACTCCGGAGAGTCGTTGAAGGAAATTCAAGGCCGTCCGCTCGGCCGTGAGCACACCGCGGGCAGGACCGGTCAGCGAGATGACGTGCGCACCCTTTCCGACTTTCGCGCCTTCATTGACGAGAACCTGCACATCGATGTCCGGGCTCACCCGTCGGAAGACCTCCACCGCAACTTCGGTGCCTGCGAGCACCCCATCATCGCGCGCCACGACAAAGGCGCGCACCTTTGCATCCGCCGGAACGAAATACTCCGAAGTCAGATCCCCGGGGCCGATGTCCTCTTCCAGCGCGGCGTCGATCAGTTGCGATACAGCTTCATCCACAGCCGGAGGCTAGGCCACCCGACCAACCCGGGACAACAACAACCCACGGACCGAAACTCAGGCACCCGCCCATTCGCGGATCGCGGCCACCAAGCCGGGGATGTCGTGCTGCTCGGCTTCGAAGGCCGGTTCGACCCCGTGCTTGCGCAGCGTCTCGCTGGTGACGGGACCGATGCTGCCGGCAACACAGCCTTCCGGCCACGGAAGCCCCATCTTGAAGAAGTTTTCCACGGTCGAACTCGAGGTGAAGGTCACGAGGTCCGCGCCCTCGGTCTTGAAGCGGTCAACGGCACCCGTCGGGTCCTCCGTTTCCGGCACGGTCTTGTAGGCGGCACACTCGTCGACGATCGCCCCCATCGCGTTCAATCCATCGAAGATCACGTCGCGCGCTTCCTGCGCCCGCACCCACAGCATCGTGAGGTTCTCGATCGACTCGTCCTTGAACGCCTCGATCAAGCCCTCCGCCACGAAGCGCTTCGGGATGAGGTCCACACCGAAGCGGTATTCGCGCACCTTCTTCGCCGTCCCCTCGCCGATCACCGCAATCTTCGGATTTCCCAAACTGCGGGCATCCTCGTAGGCGGCGAAAAACGCGTTGAAGAATCGCTCGACTCCGTTCGGGCTGGAGAACACCAGCCAGTCGTACTCGTGGGCATGGGCTACCGACTCAACAAAGCCCTGCCGGTCGTCGGGAGTTTCGATCCGGATCGTCGGCAACTCGACGACATCCGCCCCGAGCCCGGACAACTCACGACTGAGACCGCCGGCCTGCGCCCGCGTGCGGGTCACGACAATGCGTTTGCCGAATAGCGGCCGGTTCTCGAACCAGTTGATCTTCTTCCGCTCGGTGACCACCCCACCGATCACCGCCACCGCCGGACTCTTGAAATCCTCGCGCTCGGCGATGTCGGCAATGTCCGCCAGTGTTCCCTCGATCGTCTTCTGCGAACCCGTCGTCGCCCAGCGGACCAGCGCGATCGGCGTCTCGGGCGCCGCTCCGCCATCGACCAATGCAGAGGCGATGTCGCGAAGCCGAGAAACGCCCATGAGGAAAACCTTGGTTCCCGGCGCACTGGCGATCTGCCCGTAATCGATCGAGCTTTCGCCCTTGGTCGGGTCCTCGTGGCCGGTGAAGATCGTCAGCTGCGAGCAGTGGTCGCGATGGGTTACCGGGATCCCCGCGTAGGCAGGCCCGCCGATCGACGAGCTGATTCCCGGCACGATCTCGAACGCCACTCCGGCCTCCGCCAGTTCCGCAGCCTCCTCGCCACCGCGACCGAAGATCATGGGGTCGCCGCCCTTCAGCCGGACGACCTTCTTGCCCTCACCGGTCTTTTCGACGATCAGCTTGTTGATCCCGTCCTGCGAAAGCGCGTGATCCTTGGCCCGCTTGCCGACGTAGATCTTCTCGGCCCCCGGCTTCATCCAACGCAGGATTTCCGGACTACTAAGCGCATCGTAGACGACCACGTCCGCCAGCTCCACGACCTCTTTCGCCCGAAGCGTGACGAGCCCGAGATCCCCCGGACCGGCGCCAACCAGATAACAGATGCCTTCGTTCTTCATGCCAGTGATTCGAAAAGTTCCTTTGCCACGGTGATCGGGTCCGAGCCGCCAACCCGTCCCGTTTTCGGCTCCCCTCCCTCGTCGGGGAACACGCGAGCCGCCATTGTCAGATTTTCGCCGTCGAGAATCGTGAATACCCCCACCGGCGTGTGGCACCCGGCGTCGAGCAAACGCAGGAATTCGCGCTCAGCGGTGACACGGACCAAAGTCGGACCGTCGACAATCGACGCGATCCGCTCGCGGGTGACATCGTCGCCACTCCGGATCTCGAAGCCGATCGCACCCTGCCCCGCCGCAGGAAAGAACTGTTCCTCATCAAGCGGAGCGAAGTGCAGCGACACGCCCTCCACCTCGCACACTCGGTCCATCGGGTGTCCCAGACGCACCAGACCGGCCTCGGCCAGCATGATCGCATCGAACTCCCCGGCCGCCACCTTGCGCAGGCGGGTCGGGACGTTACCTCGGATATCAACCACCTTCAGATCCGGCCTCAGCCACTCCAGCTGACGCGCGCGCCGCACGCTGCTGGTCCCGACCGTCGCGCCTTCCGGCAGAGCATCGATTCCACCCGGGACGGTCATCACGAGCACGTCGCGGATCGGCGCCCGCGGGAGTGTCCCGGCAATTTCGAAACCGGGCTCAAGAACCGTCGGAACGTCCTTCAGCGAGTGGACCGCGACATCAATCGATTTGTCCTCCAACGCGATCTCGAGCTCTTTGGTGAACACTCCTTTGTCGAGCACGCCTTCGACCTTCGCGACTTCGGAAAGCGCGACATCGGTCCTGCGGTCGCCGGTCGTCCGGATCACCTCGCGCACCAGCTCCAGTTCGGGAAAGGCGTCGCGCAGCGCCGCTTCGGTCGCGGTCGCCTGGACCAGCGCCAGATCGCTGCCGCGGGTTCCGATGATGATTCGTTGATTCGTCATGTTCCGGGAAGATTCAGCTTCACGAGTTCGTCGTCGATGATCCGCCGGCATTCCTCGATCTGGCGCTCGCGACGCCCCCGGGCTTCCGACGCCAGTTGCTCGAGCGTGTCGATGTCGTAGAGGTAGACCTCTTCGATCTCGGCGACCGCCGGATCGATGTCCCGCGGCACGGCGATGTCGATCAGAAACAGCGGGCGGAACTTCCTCACCCGCCGGACGGCCTCGATATGAAAAGGCATCACCACCGGGTGTGGCGCGCTGGTTGAGGAAATCACGACATCCACCCCGGCGAGTACCCCCTGCCACTCGTCGAAACTCACCGCACGCCCGCCCATCTCCTCGGCGAGCTGCTCGGCGCGCTCAAAGGAACGGTTCGTCACGAACACGCTGGAAGCCCCGCGCGAAACCAGAGCTTGGGCCGTCTGGCGGCTCATTTCGCCGGCCCCGATCACGATCACGCGGCAGCCCTTCAGCTTGCCGAAAATCTTCTCGGCCAGCTCGACGGCCGTGCCCGCCACCGAGGTCGCCCCTTCCTGGATCTTCGTCTCGGTGCGGATCTTCTTACCGACCCCGAAGGCCCGCTGGAACAGGCGGTTGAGCGTGCCCGATGTCGCACCGGCCCCGTGGGCGCAACGGTAGGCCTCCTTCACCTGCCCGAAGATCTCGGTTTCCCCGAGCACCATCGAGTCGAGCCCGCTCGCCACCTGGCATAGGTGCCGCGCGGCATCGATACGGCGTTTCTCGTACCAAAATTCGGCACCCCCGGTCTCGATCTTCTCGTGAAGCGAACGGATCGCATCGTCGGCCGAGGGAGCCGCGAGATAGAACTCGGTGCGGTTGCAGGTCGAGAGCACCACGCTCTCCTCGATCCCCGACAACTTCGCGAGTTCCATCGCCCGCTCGCCGAGCTTCGACGGAGGCACGGCGAACCGCTCCCGGACCTCGACCGGGGCGCTGCGGTGATTCAGACCGAGACAGACCAACTCCATCAGACCAAGGCAAAGACCGAAAGCGACGCGACGAACAGCACCACGCAGAGCACCGAAAATTTGCGGCCGGTCAGACCGCGGAACTGGGCGACGCCGACCAAAGCGGCATAGGCCACCCACACGGCCACGGCCGCCACCAGATGCGCACCACCACCATCGCGCTCCATCAGGAATCCCGCCGCCACCCCGATGGTGAGCATTCCCCACCCGAGCCAGAGCAGGCGGCGGCCGGAGACGAGCAACTCCCGCACCGGCGGCAGATTCCGGAACAACCCCGAAGCGAGATGGTGGTCCTTGAGCTGCCGGTCGAGGACCAGAAACATGACGGAGGAAACGGCAGCCAGAGCGAGGGCTCCGTAACCGAGCACCGACATCGCGGAGTGGGTCTCGCGCCAGGCATCGGTGGTGGCGACTTTCGTCGGATCGGGATCGAGCACGCCGGGAATCAGGGCCACCCCTTGGAAGAGCACAATCACCGGCGCCGAGAAGACTCCGAGCAAAGACAGCCGGTAGGTCGGTCCGAC is part of the Haloferula helveola genome and encodes:
- a CDS encoding circularly permuted type 2 ATP-grasp protein gives rise to the protein MFDRYTTDSFYDEMFEADGSLRGQCGDLFERFSQFEPEEFEARRNACDAHFLKQGVTFNVYHDNRGSERIFPFDPVPRVIPANEWEHLEAGLSQRIIALNLFLHDVYHEQQILKDGVIPRYYVEQAKHYRPEFRGVDVPKDIYIHICGSDLIRGDDGTYYVLEDNGRCPSGASYLLENRNALKRAFPALFDSMGVRSVDSYPRELRDMLEFISPHREGDAVCVLLTPGCYNSAYFEHCYLAREMGIEIVEGNDLVVIDDFVYMRTTKGLVRVDVIYRRIDDDFIDPTVFRKDSVLGVPGIMRAYRAGNVALANAVGTGVADDKATYYFVPKMIEYYLGQEPILPNVPTYLAHEDSDRKYILDHLPELVVKSANESGGYGMLMGPTASREEIAKFRDKIIDDPRNFIAQPVVSLSRCPTWCDGSFEGRHVDLRPYIVYGNQVKIVPGGLTRVALNKGSLVVNSSQGGGSKDTWVLKD
- a CDS encoding lipoyl protein ligase domain-containing protein — its product is MTVWVVETGRNDLDGAVIPELQLWTDDARRDGWRNMAVDEWLLRTTERPVLRIYRWEPDWGSYGYFVPDAEAAAALPGLKRVRRWTGGGIVDHRQDWTYTLVLPGREGLAGAKGAESYRVIHEALAGALAESGVGVRLSPAGEAARGGECFVHPVEYDLTDPEGRKIAGAGQRRTADGLLHQGSLACPVDGAFGEKLAARLADRVEVSGFLAEAAEIESIVEKRYGSESWRLRR
- a CDS encoding CbiX/SirB N-terminal domain-containing protein, translated to MPSKPDTALLIVGHGSTENPDSSTPYFDHADEIRSRGVFSEVHCCFWKEEPSMREARYMIDADEVYVVPDFISEGYFTQEIIPRELGLDGPTTEHHGKTWHYTLPVGVHSSMTGLLLRRAKDVAPDVDPSEITLFIVGHGTGLNQNSTKAIRDQAEAIKASGAGYAEVLDAYMEEQPFIADWDKLSKTDHVVVVPFFIADGLHSYQDIPVLLGFEKDEGEAASQREVFRNNPYHLRGKTLYYSSAIGTERHMADVILDQVADFDSKHLS
- a CDS encoding DR2241 family protein, which gives rise to MIAERLQQALDRGINRIGELIILRDVADSAFALCHIDDKDRLDELEIHRGAGAARDLSTWAEDGHYRFTKGELSLKKGWMLLLTDLNELRQALDLFYPAALGVWIAQEDGTLEVQHLRDKLGRQTGMYKFAKGISDAGAQRLVREVCGPGNCCVKKILWQLDADTPLEDSEASRFDGTLGEPARSIPLLCREACNHFVAECRKASKAEFEAAGAAKG
- a CDS encoding biotin--[acetyl-CoA-carboxylase] ligase gives rise to the protein MIALPDGWSIEWLEEVDSTNEHLKRGSYQHGHVVVADRQTHGRGRRGAVWHSEPGGGLAFSVMLRPSEPRGLWPRLALAAGLAVAEGLGRLGIEAGVKWPNDVWIGDKKVAGILVEAVPEGAIVGIGLNVGTREFPEDISNTATSLWLADRVDRTREEVLEILLPPLAAWSARIGRDFGELLGSLRERCVLTGRAVTLDTAAGSESGVVRGIGDHGELLLESSDGIRPILQADQVRIT
- the nadC gene encoding carboxylating nicotinate-nucleotide diphosphorylase, which translates into the protein MDEAVSQLIDAALEEDIGPGDLTSEYFVPADAKVRAFVVARDDGVLAGTEVAVEVFRRVSPDIDVQVLVNEGAKVGKGAHVISLTGPARGVLTAERTALNFLQRLSGVATATRRYVDEIADASARILDTRKTTPGWRLLEKAAVVAGGGTNHRMGLYDRVMVKDNHLVAQHDTEALQAAIRRLKEEHPGVEVELEADRLEQVAIFLELEGVDHILLDNMSLMDLTEAVALRGDRLTPRLEASGGVTLETARSIAMTGVDFVSVGAITHSAVALDLGLDFVPLEEE
- the cobA gene encoding uroporphyrinogen-III C-methyltransferase is translated as MKNEGICYLVGAGPGDLGLVTLRAKEVVELADVVVYDALSSPEILRWMKPGAEKIYVGKRAKDHALSQDGINKLIVEKTGEGKKVVRLKGGDPMIFGRGGEEAAELAEAGVAFEIVPGISSSIGGPAYAGIPVTHRDHCSQLTIFTGHEDPTKGESSIDYGQIASAPGTKVFLMGVSRLRDIASALVDGGAAPETPIALVRWATTGSQKTIEGTLADIADIAEREDFKSPAVAVIGGVVTERKKINWFENRPLFGKRIVVTRTRAQAGGLSRELSGLGADVVELPTIRIETPDDRQGFVESVAHAHEYDWLVFSSPNGVERFFNAFFAAYEDARSLGNPKIAVIGEGTAKKVREYRFGVDLIPKRFVAEGLIEAFKDESIENLTMLWVRAQEARDVIFDGLNAMGAIVDECAAYKTVPETEDPTGAVDRFKTEGADLVTFTSSSTVENFFKMGLPWPEGCVAGSIGPVTSETLRKHGVEPAFEAEQHDIPGLVAAIREWAGA
- the hemC gene encoding hydroxymethylbilane synthase yields the protein MTNQRIIIGTRGSDLALVQATATEAALRDAFPELELVREVIRTTGDRRTDVALSEVAKVEGVLDKGVFTKELEIALEDKSIDVAVHSLKDVPTVLEPGFEIAGTLPRAPIRDVLVMTVPGGIDALPEGATVGTSSVRRARQLEWLRPDLKVVDIRGNVPTRLRKVAAGEFDAIMLAEAGLVRLGHPMDRVCEVEGVSLHFAPLDEEQFFPAAGQGAIGFEIRSGDDVTRERIASIVDGPTLVRVTAEREFLRLLDAGCHTPVGVFTILDGENLTMAARVFPDEGGEPKTGRVGGSDPITVAKELFESLA
- the hemA gene encoding glutamyl-tRNA reductase, encoding MELVCLGLNHRSAPVEVRERFAVPPSKLGERAMELAKLSGIEESVVLSTCNRTEFYLAAPSADDAIRSLHEKIETGGAEFWYEKRRIDAARHLCQVASGLDSMVLGETEIFGQVKEAYRCAHGAGATSGTLNRLFQRAFGVGKKIRTETKIQEGATSVAGTAVELAEKIFGKLKGCRVIVIGAGEMSRQTAQALVSRGASSVFVTNRSFERAEQLAEEMGGRAVSFDEWQGVLAGVDVVISSTSAPHPVVMPFHIEAVRRVRKFRPLFLIDIAVPRDIDPAVAEIEEVYLYDIDTLEQLASEARGRRERQIEECRRIIDDELVKLNLPGT
- the ccsA gene encoding cytochrome c biogenesis protein CcsA produces the protein MDLAFLIAATLLAAVGGALGMRSLHHGRRSKATVFWMIAVFVAQLGFLSIRGQARGACPLVGIGEILVFLAWSLTLIYLLVGPTYRLSLLGVFSAPVIVLFQGVALIPGVLDPDPTKVATTDAWRETHSAMSVLGYGALALAAVSSVMFLVLDRQLKDHHLASGLFRNLPPVRELLVSGRRLLWLGWGMLTIGVAAGFLMERDGGGAHLVAAVAVWVAYAALVGVAQFRGLTGRKFSVLCVVLFVASLSVFALV